From the Spartinivicinus poritis genome, one window contains:
- a CDS encoding DUF4360 domain-containing protein: MEKKYLAHLFGASICTFALLPVISASANPAISLEDPPENSVYIEDIVYGGTGCPNGTVGTSIAPNGLNFGVSFDQYIAGIGDGYNRADKRKYCELRINLRIPSGYSYAIADIIYRGYAELDKGVVGTLKSRYRFQGELLEAGFSKTIRGQVDKDFAYDDTLDLESYVWSDCGATAPVVLNTQIRLNATPVAAPEAGGTIGVDSVEGKLTQEYGLVWRRCGEVAGTFE, from the coding sequence ATGGAAAAAAAATATTTAGCTCACTTATTTGGAGCATCCATTTGTACCTTTGCGTTACTACCTGTTATTTCTGCATCGGCAAATCCAGCGATATCTTTGGAAGATCCTCCGGAAAACTCAGTTTATATAGAGGATATTGTTTACGGTGGTACTGGTTGCCCTAATGGTACAGTTGGTACTTCGATAGCACCGAACGGGTTAAATTTTGGTGTGTCTTTTGATCAATATATTGCGGGTATTGGTGACGGATATAATCGAGCAGATAAAAGAAAATACTGCGAACTAAGGATTAACTTACGCATCCCTTCTGGTTATTCCTATGCAATTGCCGATATTATTTATCGCGGTTATGCCGAGTTAGATAAAGGAGTAGTTGGTACGCTTAAATCGCGTTATCGCTTTCAGGGAGAATTACTGGAAGCTGGTTTTTCGAAGACTATTCGGGGGCAGGTGGATAAAGACTTTGCCTATGATGACACGCTGGATCTCGAATCTTATGTATGGTCTGACTGTGGAGCCACTGCACCTGTGGTACTCAATACGCAAATTCGTTTAAATGCGACACCTGTAGCAGCACCAGAGGCGGGTGGTACAATCGGTGTTGATAGTGTTGAAGGTAAGCTGACTCAGGAGTATGGCTTGGTTTGGCGTCGTTGTGGAGAAGTAGCGGGTACTTTTGAATAA
- a CDS encoding DUF4360 domain-containing protein, producing MLTIKSLRVGLICSAFLVAGQSAQATDFEYVTPPEGQVKVKGIIYGGSGCPQNSIATSVAKSGLNFGISFDNYVAGIGDGFARHDKRKNCELRVELAVPSGYSYSIVDANYRGYADLDSGINGTFVSRYHFQGELSEATLNRSVRGPINRDFTVSDSLDVESFVWSDCGATAPVVLTTQLNLKKTHTAGSNAEGVVGLDSVEGKLTHRYGLKWKRCNS from the coding sequence ATGCTAACAATAAAATCATTAAGAGTAGGCCTTATCTGCAGTGCATTTTTGGTTGCCGGACAGAGTGCACAAGCAACTGATTTTGAATATGTTACCCCCCCTGAAGGTCAAGTAAAAGTTAAAGGTATTATTTATGGTGGGTCTGGTTGCCCACAAAACTCCATTGCCACATCGGTAGCGAAAAGTGGTTTAAATTTTGGTATTTCTTTTGATAATTATGTTGCGGGTATCGGTGATGGGTTTGCGCGCCATGATAAGCGGAAAAATTGTGAGTTAAGGGTTGAGTTAGCTGTGCCCAGCGGTTATTCCTATAGCATAGTTGATGCTAATTACCGTGGCTATGCTGATCTTGATAGTGGCATTAATGGTACTTTTGTCAGCCGCTATCACTTTCAAGGAGAGCTATCCGAGGCAACCTTAAACCGCTCAGTGCGTGGTCCGATTAATCGAGACTTTACTGTATCAGACAGTTTAGATGTGGAATCTTTTGTCTGGTCTGATTGTGGCGCTACGGCACCTGTGGTATTAACCACTCAGTTAAATCTGAAAAAAACGCATACGGCAGGGTCTAATGCAGAAGGGGTTGTGGGGCTGGATAGTGTTGAGGGTAAGTTAACCCATCGTTACGGTTTGAAGTGGAAACGCTGTAACAGTTGA
- the dinG gene encoding ATP-dependent DNA helicase DinG, whose protein sequence is MMLNKELKQTIQRAYSQFLEQQSLKPRYGQKLMIAEIAKSLAAVQVDDEGNRESDPAVCAVEAGTGTGKTVAYAVAAIPIAQHSEKTLIISTATVALQEQIVLKDLPQIRQQSGLSFNFCLAKGRGRYVCLTKLDYQVQSAEDMQSTVELFAEEGYKVELDNNSKQPIFQDMLNRLATGKWDGDRDNWHQPVDDDIWRAVTTDHHQCTNRRCEFFNQCAFFKAREALGKVDVVVTNHDLVLADLALGGGAVLPAPKDAIYIFDEGHHLPDKAVNHFSHGARIKATGQWLDSLAKQFAKWLQQHALPGEIGRLMEKAGLLAPELQTLLDESYQLLAQLLTQQATNNQASTGYQKSKPAAGSQQQEQTINYRFPMGVIPELLKAQAEQLKQQFSQLTDVLDQVAELLKEAIDGKLTGVDKPEAEQWYPLVGVHLTRSMANLALWQSYAATDPTTSPPWARWLIGIDIGGRLEVEIASSPILAAETLRQSLWNRAHAAVITSATLTALGTFDRFRMRAGIPKNSATLVVPSPFDYATAGQLVVPAMKSGPKDQQGHTEEIIQQLPTLISKYSGNLVLFASRKQMLAVYYGLTDKDRRLVMMQGDLAKHEIIKRHKQAIDKKQSSVIFGLASFAEGIDLPGEYCQHVIIAKIPFATPDDPIESALAEWIENQGRNAFMEITIPDAAVKLVQACGRLLRTEADHGQVTLLDRRLVTQRYGAMLLNSLPPFMRVVE, encoded by the coding sequence ATGATGTTAAATAAAGAACTCAAGCAAACCATTCAGCGTGCCTATAGTCAGTTTTTAGAGCAACAGTCGCTAAAGCCCCGCTATGGGCAAAAGTTGATGATTGCTGAGATTGCAAAATCATTAGCCGCAGTTCAAGTCGATGATGAAGGTAACCGCGAATCGGACCCTGCCGTTTGTGCCGTGGAAGCGGGCACAGGTACTGGTAAAACAGTCGCCTATGCGGTTGCGGCCATTCCTATTGCTCAACACAGTGAAAAAACCCTGATTATTTCCACTGCAACGGTTGCTTTGCAAGAGCAAATTGTCCTGAAAGACCTCCCTCAAATTCGCCAACAAAGTGGTTTGTCATTTAACTTTTGCCTGGCTAAAGGTCGGGGGCGATATGTGTGTTTAACAAAGTTGGACTATCAAGTGCAAAGCGCTGAGGACATGCAGAGCACTGTTGAGCTGTTTGCTGAAGAAGGTTACAAGGTTGAGCTGGATAACAACAGCAAGCAACCCATTTTCCAAGACATGCTGAATCGGCTGGCAACAGGTAAATGGGATGGAGACCGTGATAATTGGCATCAGCCAGTGGATGATGATATTTGGCGAGCGGTAACCACCGATCATCACCAGTGTACCAACCGGCGCTGTGAGTTTTTTAATCAATGTGCATTTTTTAAAGCACGAGAAGCCTTGGGTAAAGTTGATGTAGTTGTTACTAACCATGACTTAGTACTTGCTGATTTAGCTTTGGGAGGAGGGGCTGTTTTACCTGCGCCAAAGGATGCTATTTATATTTTCGACGAAGGACATCACTTGCCGGATAAGGCGGTTAACCACTTTTCCCATGGAGCAAGGATTAAAGCCACTGGGCAATGGTTAGATAGCTTGGCTAAACAATTTGCCAAATGGTTGCAGCAACATGCTTTACCAGGAGAAATTGGACGACTGATGGAAAAGGCTGGGCTGTTAGCGCCTGAGCTACAAACGTTACTGGATGAGAGTTACCAGTTGCTGGCACAGCTGCTTACTCAGCAAGCAACCAATAATCAAGCCTCTACTGGGTATCAGAAAAGCAAACCCGCCGCTGGCTCTCAACAGCAAGAGCAGACAATTAATTATCGATTTCCTATGGGGGTGATCCCTGAACTATTAAAAGCGCAGGCAGAACAACTTAAACAGCAATTCAGTCAATTAACTGATGTGTTGGACCAAGTGGCTGAGTTATTAAAAGAAGCCATTGATGGCAAGTTAACTGGGGTAGATAAGCCAGAGGCTGAGCAGTGGTATCCTCTGGTAGGGGTGCACTTAACTCGGTCAATGGCTAACTTGGCCTTGTGGCAGAGCTATGCCGCGACTGACCCAACTACCAGCCCGCCTTGGGCGCGGTGGCTGATAGGTATTGATATTGGTGGACGGCTAGAGGTAGAGATAGCCTCAAGCCCTATTTTGGCCGCAGAAACATTGCGTCAATCGTTGTGGAATCGAGCGCATGCCGCTGTGATAACTTCTGCTACTTTGACGGCGTTAGGGACTTTTGACCGATTTCGGATGCGTGCTGGCATTCCCAAAAACAGTGCCACACTCGTTGTACCCAGCCCTTTTGACTATGCCACTGCTGGCCAGCTAGTGGTGCCTGCAATGAAAAGTGGGCCGAAAGACCAGCAGGGCCATACGGAAGAGATTATCCAACAGTTACCGACGTTAATTAGCAAATATTCAGGTAATCTGGTGTTATTTGCTTCCCGTAAACAAATGTTAGCGGTTTACTATGGGCTAACTGACAAAGATCGGCGTTTGGTAATGATGCAGGGAGATTTGGCCAAGCATGAAATTATTAAACGACACAAGCAGGCAATTGATAAGAAGCAATCAAGCGTAATTTTTGGTCTTGCCAGTTTTGCAGAAGGCATCGACTTGCCAGGTGAGTATTGTCAGCATGTGATTATTGCCAAAATCCCATTTGCTACCCCAGATGACCCGATAGAGTCTGCACTTGCAGAATGGATTGAAAACCAGGGGCGTAACGCATTTATGGAAATTACGATTCCTGATGCAGCTGTTAAACTAGTGCAAGCCTGTGGTCGTCTATTAAGAACTGAAGCAGACCATGGCCAAGTCACTCTATTAGACCGACGCTTGGTAACTCAGCGCTATGGGGCGATGTTGCTAAATAGCCTGCCCCCTTTTATGCGAGTAGTTGAATAA